Part of the Diprion similis isolate iyDipSimi1 chromosome 4, iyDipSimi1.1, whole genome shotgun sequence genome is shown below.
GTGATTGATTACTTACATGGGATGTGTTGAAAGAGTAGACAAGGATGAAAGTGGGGTCGTTGGGGTCGTGGGTGTTGACGCCACAGGAATGGGGGTAGCAGCGATAGGTTGATGTGTTTGCCGTGGTGGGGAGAGTAGTTCTTGTCTATCTCTTTCCCTTTCTCTCCCAGGTCTCCAAGCCTCTAAGAGTGCCTCTACTCGGTCATCCGTCGGTCCCCAACGTGCATTACCAGCAGCGTTCTGCAGCCACACAACAAGAGTACCGTGTGCTGCTCGTATATTGACTTCTCCCCTAAAAGAACCAAGCTCAATATATACTACTTTTagataaaagttttcaaccAGATTTTAAAAACACTATTAGATGAgggttgaatgaaaaagacACGATACCTAATTGACTGTAACACTCACTTAGGAAGGATATGTTGAAAGCCGTGTCGGTACTCATGTTCCATTGCAGGCACAACAACTTGCTTGCGTTTGAAGTGACTACTCTCAAGTTTTAGAAGTGCGTTAGGTGCCGGATCTCTCCATTCGGGTAGAAAAACTACAAACGAGAGAGGCTCAACTGAATCAGCAAGCAATTGCTCAAAATGATTAACCATGGCCTCCATTAGCTCCTCACAGTATGGAGGATTGGCTTCAAAGGAGCCACTAATGGGCCTGAAGTCAAGGAAAGGTCCTCTTGATCCAAAGTGAGAATCTGTATCGGCAAATGCCGAGCAATATTGTCTGAAGTAGCAGTTCAATGGAGAAGCAAAGCATTCAAAAGTGACGCCAAAAGTTCTCTGAAGACACTCAAAGACAGTGACTGGCAATGCCATTTGCGTAGCTTGACCCTCATTTATTCCAAGGTACGTTTGGTATCTTTTGAGCATGGACCAAACTCGGGGTAGAAACATCTCGAATTTTTTATCGTCAAAGCAATTATATCTGTACAAATGTTCCAGTTTTGTCAAGTGCGTGTTATTTATGCCCATTGTGTCTCCATGAAAGCGTAGCATGGTTTGTTCTCTTTCTGGTAAGTACTCTATTTGCGGTAAACGCGGACTTGGCAAGGAGAACTGCACAGGATAGCACCATACTTTTCTCTGGCTACTCACAGGACCTGTCAATGGTATGACGTCTGCGAGCCCGCtttctttcgttatttgaCAGTtcttatctttaattttttttgcgtaGTCTGTCGAAAGgtggtaaatttttaaacagattCCCTCGACGCTAGCTTTTACTGTCTCCGTCAAGTGAGGTTGACATTGCCTTTTTAAATGAGCTAATCTATCTTGAAAATCATCAAAAGTAGCACCAACCGTCCTTCTTAGCCATTGAAAGGTGTCCTCAGCATTCCATTTAACAACTTTTCTACTTTCGGGAGACGCAGACCTAGATTCTATCATATTCTTAGCTGCCTCGGCATATCTTGACAGCTGTTTCCTGGCATCACCAGTGAATTTTGGTCTGACAAGTTTCATTGGTATATCGTTCATTATTTCACGATACATAGACATTGATATTTCTGGGAAACATTGACTCGGAAGTAATGGGTCTGAGCCGCAATCAATGACTTTGCGCTCCATCAGCCACCGATTGAAGGAATCCCTGGGAGCGTCTATAGATTCTCGCGTGTGACAGAGCTCTTGATAGCACtggcgtaattttgcaagcAATCCACATCTGAAGGCTTCAACGTCCGGATGAATGTGGGGTAAGTTCGAAGGTCCTCTTTcgtaaattattacatttgttGAGATCTCCAAGTCCCATGGGCCGCTGCATtagtaatgataatagtaTCTTTAATTTCCATGACAAGCAAACAGCATTCCTTAATCAAAGTAGTTTACTGAGATTGTTTCATCAGATTTTGCCTTCCATCATTATTTAGTAAAAGTAGTTTTTACGAGCACATGTTTGAAACTAAGATTTAAGATGTTCGAACACCTCGTATTGTTGgtgataattttgaataatcctATTTTATAGAATCTCTATGTGCCACCAGCAGCAAAATAAGGCTCAAATCTGCAGACTCCCAAAAACCCTATTCTTTCAAGTTAAACTGTGTGTCCTCACAACTACGCGATTAATTTATCTTTCTGAACTGAAATTCTTACTCCAGTTGTGGTGTTCCGAAATATTCTTGAGTTTATACCTTTCTCCTTAGGATTCATTGCAGCTTGATCTCAACATCAAAATGACAAATAACTACATCACCATCAAACCGATTAGATACACAGAAACAAAGGCTCTCTTAGGCTTGAATCTGAAATTAACTTTCAAAGTTAATGCTTACgctaaaatgaatttctttgctgcaGAAGCAACAGGGCTGTCCTCAGATGCTCTGCGTTTAAGCGTAGTTGCAGGAGTAGCAGGGGCTATCGGACCATTGCCAGGAGCCGGTGGTACGCCGCATATACCCAAGGGATCAGTTATTGGATCAAATTGCGGTTTGAGTGATGGAGGAACCCAGAGAGATTCTCCAGTCGACTTATTCCAAAAATACGGTCTGTTTTCCCTTTTgctccaaaactttttccaTCCCTGCTGTTGGAGCTCAGGTGATAGTTCAGAATCGACAAAAGCACCTGGCGCAGTAGCCTGCAAAATGTAACGAAGGTACTTGCAATTAATGTAAAATACAATTACTTGTGATATCAATGAGTTTTTGAAGTGGAACTTCACCTGTGAAGCAAGTGAGGTTTGCTGCATATGAGCTAAAGGAGGACAATGCTCAACCACACTTTGAGGTGGCGGTAGTATTGCTGCTTGAAGTTTAACTGGTGTTGGTACAATAACTTGAGTAACCGGAGGATTTGCTTCCGGTTGTAAAAGCTGATGATGATGCATGGTAGGCAATGCCGAAACTGACTGGCCAGCCAAAGCTTCCCATGCTGAATTACTAGTCATTTCTTGCTTTCCTCCGCTAACTTCGTTCATCGTTGTGACGTAATTGTCAAGTACGGTATAACAGTCACCTGTGGAACAAacgtgaaatatatatttgtggagaatcttcttattattaacCAATTAGAGTCTGTGTATAGCTCTTGTACTCCTTAGGTTAAAAAATGATAAGCAATGAAAATTTGGATGTTTTCATAGCAAAGAACAAACAGCAAGGAAACCTTAATGTTTgacacaaaaatatttctagttATTGAAACAAGTATTCAAAGTTTTATTTCAAGGTAACAAGCAGGTTCCTCGACTAAGTTTTCACCGCAATAAGATAAATGCATAACCAATCAATAAATGTGAAGAATTTAAGCTCAAAttaaaaacttgatttttttcttttcaactttctgaGCCAGGGATTAAAATTTCGTCGCACCTCCTTACACTGTTGTATCGCCAATACTGATACAAATTAACTCTGCTCATTTCTTCTCACCTTGCTTCCAGTTTGTGCCTGGTAAAAACTTAGTCATCGCTTCTCAGTCTATGTCTCGCAGCACTGTCCCTCATAATAATTTTCGGTTTAATCTAAGCAGGTCACAATAAACATAAGGTATGAATGATCGCGGTATAGAGATTGAACCCAACTGCATAGTAGTATAcacaataatattgataaaacaatttgaattttcaacttaCCAGTAGATTTGCAATAATCAGTATATTCATTTACAAATCCTTGTCAGGCGATGAATAATTCCGCTGTAAGATATCGAACATTTCATTAAAATAGGGCATCTTATTTTTagttcgaaaaattgtattctGACAGAACTTTGCGTGTGCCGTGTTTGTTTACAAACTAATGACACGAGCATATAATGATGAAATTAACACAAAAATTGAGCAAACCCAGTGTCAGAAATTATCTAAGAGTGTTCCATCAACTTACCGGAACCTTTTTCCGTTCGTCTTTAATTGATATTCTTCataacaattaaaattcattcataattttcacaaCTTGACGCGACGATATCCACCCGTACGACGCCATTTGCCTCTGACTGAAGAGCCGAGGGAAGACTTGGCGCTTGCACGGGTCGCGGGGGCGGCGGTGGGGAAACACGGACAAGCGTCGCCAACaccaaaatttgaatattatatctTGCGGGAATTGATAACTTTCTTATTAGTCGTAGTTGAGCGATTACGTctggaaaattaaaacaagGAAAGTATAACTAAGATAACTGTTAATCCGTTCTcaatcgcaatgctttgtttatCGAGGTATGGAGAGTGATGtgcgaaatgattttttaccgTCAAGTTTGTAGCACGTGAACTATTTGGCCACAGTGCGCATCGTCTCCCCAGCTTCTCGACGGGGAAAATGGACGAACTTTACTGTCACTATTACGTCCGATTTGACCGACGCCGCtagtaaaaatttcgatcatTTTCACGTTATAactgaatataaaatatttcgtgTTCTGCCGAGCTGGTCAGCGAGTTTATATTTCTTTCGAAATGTCGGTAACGTTTGCTCAGCGAGGTAGACCGCCGCCAAATCCAGCCCAAATACAAAAGGTAAGGTTCGAGTAACGCAGGAATCTTaggtttcaataaattcacTGCGGAGAAACAAAAGCGCtttaagtttttttaaacaattctaaaaaaaagtgcGCCAATTCATATGCTACGTTCACGTTCTTTCAGATGCTGGATGAGAACAGTCaccttattcaaactattcaaGAGTACCAAAACAAAGGAAAACCTCAGGAATGCATACAGTGAGCCTCACGCCAATTATATTGATTCAATTTATCAACAATAATCAAATAAATCAGTTGGACGATGATCACAGAATTTTGTATTATCCTGCTGCAATGATGACGAGtttcatattcaaattttaggtACCAGCAAGTTTTGCACCGCAACTTGGTATACTTGGCATCTATCGCAGATGCTAACCAAAATATCCAGGCTCTATTGCCAGTGAGTTTTTGATTTGAATGTACATAATCTTTGGTTGAATTCATTTAGTActttaatatttctttaaaacACGTTAATTGCTTCCATCATATCCTAAATCAACGCAGTTTTCTACCAGATATTCAATAGTAATGATCAACTTGAAAAACAGTCAAGATTTCGCACCTTCGTTGATCTtccttttaattattttctttcaggcCATTCGCCCATTATAGCGAACACTCAGTGTTATTTACTGTTATATCACTGAACCTCttcgtagttttcttttttttatttctttattggGACATATATTACAACCGTTTTTCGTTGAGGTTATGCTGCAAACCGTTTTTCTGAACATAAcgttcatatttttatataactcACAGTTATGGCactcttttcaattttagcCACCTCAAGGCTTGCCCAATGGACCGCAGCATCCTATGATGGGGCCTCAAGGGCCACCAGCAGGTCCTCCTGTAGCTGCAGGACCTGGTACTGAAATGCCTCCAAACACGCAGCAGCCTTTACCCATGTCTGGATTCAATCAAGCACAGTCGATGCCTCAGGGAGGATATCGTGGTCCTGTTATACCTGGACAAGGGCCGAGCATGAATCGTAAGTAGGCGTTGATTTTTTGTATGCTGTACCCTACTATCAGCCTCATGCTTAATATTATAGCCAGCATTTTACTCAATCTGATTACTGGCTATGTTCGATTATCCGTGcatttatttgttcaaaatttcaataggACCTGGACCAGTCCCTGGCCCACAGCAGTACAGAAGCGGACCTCAAGGATACCCTCAGCAACCGACTCAACAAGGATATCCAGGGCCTTATTCGAACCAGAATCCTGCCACAACCTATCCAGGACCTCAGGCAGCAGCTTACACACCAGGGCAGGCCAACCAATACGCATCTCCTAATCCTACCCAACAACAGGGTTATCCAGCTGCCAGCCAACCGAATTACGGTCCACCTAACACTGGCAACAGCTACGGGCCACAACCTGGAGGATATCCTCCTCCTGGTGGTAACCAACCTCCATCTGGATATGGTCCGCCGCCTCCCAGTCAGCAAGGATACCCTCCTCCGAATGCTTCTCAACAAAACTTTCCTTCGAGCGCACAACCCCAGCAGCCAGGACAGTATGGTAGTCCCAGCCCTCAACCGACTTATCAACAACCTCCATCCCAGCCTCCCCCAAATGCATACAATTCAACGCAGGCTGGAAATTATCCTCCGTCATCTCAGGGGTATCCCAATAGTGTACCTCCTCAAAGCTATCCACCCCCACCAACGTCTACCCCAGCTCAACCACCACAGTCTGGACCACAACAAAATGCTGGCCCACAGTCTAGCTATGGAAACCAACCCAGTCCTGGTCCTGGTCCTGGTCCATCACAGTATGGTCCAGCATCAACATCTCCACCTTTCAGTACCCCTCCAGCTAGTGGGGTAAACACTTATGCTCAGAGCGGGCAGCCTACTAGCACACCGTCCGTTGCATCCACTCAGACTTACCCGCCAACTGGTGCTCCTCCAGTTTCATCGCAGGGTGGAGGTTATACACCTCCTGGACCAGCTCCCTCGGGTTATCCTGTGCATCAGCAGCCACACCAGACTTCTCATCCACCTCCGCATCCACCGCCGCATCAAGCTCCTCATCAACCCTCGCACCCACCTCCATCACACCAAGCACCCCATCAGCCACCTCATCAATCTCCTCATCAATCGTCGCATCAGTCCGCTCATCAACCTCCTCATCAGCCATCGCATCAGTCTTCACACCAACCTTCGCATCAGCCACCTCCACACCAGCCTCAGCATCAACCGCAACAGCAATCTCAAACTCcaccgcagcagcagcaacagcagcagtcACCCAGCCCAGCTCCTAGTGGTTTTCAACCTCCACCCGGTCCACCACAAGGGCCACCGCCTCCATCTGGACCTCCCCAGCCTCCAGGAGGTTACGGCCCTCCACAGTCTCATCCTGCGACTACGCAAACCTATGTACCCCCATCTCCAGGCGGTCAACCCCAAGTGTATTCACCCCATCCACCTCAGGGTGGACAGCATTATGGGCATCCCCAATACCCACCGCAGAGTTATCCCCCACCACCAGGAGGACAAGGATACGGGCAATATCCACCTCGCCCTCCAGGTGGACATATGCCACCCCCGCCTGGTCCCCAAGGTCCTCCACCTCCCAATCAGTATACTGGCTATGGATATCAGCCTCCGCCCCAATAGTTCATTCCGCCAGTGTCTTGAAAAAAGTCTTCATAGCAATTTGgtattacaattataataatgattgtcattattattactactcaTTTTAATGactttttatgtttttctcGATCACGAGGcgttatgtataaataatgggTATATTTCAGGATTAATCGACTTATATTTTTAGATGattttgtatataataaactCGGTATTTAAATGTCAAATTGTACTATACAATCATTTTGACTTATCGACAGTGACGAGTCGTGTTGACATCATcaagaaagattttttttatcatttgccAGTGTTTACTGTGTACGAAATGAACGCTTCCTGATATCTCTTATAcagaattatacaaaattatacaaaattattcaaaagacTCCAATAGTTTATTGGATGTGTATTATCTATATTACATTAGTATAAAATACATATGACAGGTAATAACGAGCACATtagtattaaatattaattgcaGTATAGCCTCGATTATCCGAACCCACGTCACTCCAGTTCGGGATTATTTAAGCTCGTCTTGGGGTTGTAATAAGATTCGCTGAAACTCAGAAACGTACCAATATTTCTTTATCGAATTATCCGTGTTTTTCgattattcaatttaattagGTTAAAAATAGGTCGGACAATTGAGGTTCTgctataattaaatataaaaacgttACTGTTAAAACTTTGTAACGATCAAActcttaataataaaaaagtaaacattAACCAGATCTATATTATCCTTTCCAAACTTATTTTTATAGCTCGCGTTTCTAGTTCCAAAAATGATGTGCCGCTGGGAATTGTCAAGTACAGTGAGATATAGTTTTGATTAATATGAGAAGCACATCCCGAAAATTCTTAGGTACTGAGATAAGAAATAGGTAAAATTAGTGATTTTTATCAGGAAATCATAGCAATACGCGAAAtatcacgagttttttttcctaagATGCATAATACTTGACTAAAATCTGCAGTGTAGCCCAGAAAACCAAAGTTGATTCAGAACAGTAGACTGTAACAGTCCAGATGAATAACCAAtatagaaaataatgaaattttatgtaatgtatttataatttatgtataatttattttaaatttaaaagatAACAGAAATAGGTGAGATATTGTGAGTTCTTGACAAACATGAGAAGCGCACCTAAAATAACAGAAGATTGAATTTAGTACAGTATACCGGAGTGATCtggagagataaaaaaatttcatgttgaattaaaaataagctGGAATACGAACCATATTGAAGTGAAACCTTCTTACAAGTTAGGTCCAAAAGTTTTGCATTACGTatcaaaatttggtaaaacttTTTTAGATGGCAAGTTCATAAAGCACTTTTTGCTACATACtttttatattgaataaataccTAACGAACATTCCATGTTTTGAGATGATAAAACTTTTAAAGCTCTTCTTTAGATCTCATTGCATTTATATGATGACATTTACAGGAACTCTCAGGTTGCGGTACCTCTTCCATACCAGCCAGTGGAATTACTTTACTTTTTAACCGATTACTCCATTCCTAAGGGTCAAGTATTACGAATGTAGACGTGACAATAAGATAAGTGATCCAATCTTAATACAAGCAATATGCACTGTTACCTTGAACAAAACAGCGTGATagcaaaatatatttaatggCATCAAATTATCTCTGGTAAATAATTGTCCATTACGAGATACTTTGTATGCAATATTGTCATGTTTTTTTGCCCATCTTATTTTCTCTACAAGATCTGTCAGGTCCTTTTTAATCGGAATATAATGTTCATATGGCCGGAGTtgcttgtaaaaaaattcgtagtaCTTTGATTCTTGTTTGAATACCAAGGAGTCACCAGCGAGGAGATAGGGGAATCTGTAAGCTGCCACTGAGCCATCGATATTCAATTGATATTTATACTGAAAGTTCGAAATATAACCCAATTAGCGATGAATCAACAATTCAAATAACAGTGATGTAGTGATTGCAAAGACTAAAAATTCTTGTGACTtacatcaaaaaaattgaaaaaggaagTGTGATTTTGCCTTGGTCCATACTTATCAATTTCAttcttgaagaagaagaaatttgtaATAGAAGCATTTATCAAATCGGGATGTTTTCGAGCTATATCTATCAAATCCAATCGTTCTCGACAAGAATCACGACCACGCCAAAACGCTTTTTCTACCTTAGCAGCCCATGGCAACTTTGTATTGCCCTGTACAGACAGCATGTCTAGCATCACTctgtatttaaaattcaatttttcaataaaagatCAAATTGTTGAACTGATGATGAGACATAATTCAAGGAcaaacagaaaatatttcaaaaatctccCGTCCTACCTTCCCATATTCTCTATAGTTGATTCGGTCAGGTCGTAAGAAGGCATAGCTATGTCTTTGGAGTCATCAGATCCACACCATGAGAAAATGGGGTAAGTTTTTTCAGTGTTTGAAACTAGAGGCCAATCACCCAGATTAACAAAGAGCTCTATATCTGGCATGACAAATTTTCTTGCCAAGgacaataaaattgaatccatAAATGTCTTGAAGCCAACATGTTGTCCATAGCATTGTCTGTAAACCTGAGGCACCAAAATTTAATATTGTGAGTATTTGAATAAAGCAGATAGTTCAGTTGGACCAGATAATACGCACCTTGTTTAGTTTGATAACATAATGACATATACTGACGCTATAAGGGCGATCAAACTTCttgataatatcttttctaAGAGTGTCAAAATCTATGCTGAAAAAAGGTTGTAGATCTGCCTGTATTTGGCTGTAGTTTTGCGGGCATTGATTTTTCTCTAACCAATCATTTATATCCTGGTTTGGGCAATAACATTCTTCCTCGTACACAGGGCCTAAAAATGTTTGAGTATGAGAGCGTGAAGTGGCGCTTGACTCTTCACTGGATAAAAGCTTAAGGGAATTTTTACCGGCAAAAAAGTATGGGGAAGCAGGCACATCTTCGTTCTTTACCCTGATAACAATTTGAAGATTCACACATGTTTGGTAAAGCTTGTATCGTACGATAAAACTCCCATCCTTACGatctaaaatttgtttccaaATATGACACGGGCTCCCAGCAAGAGTTTTGCCTTGTATCTGGGCAGATATAATTTCTTCTCCTGCAGATATTGATGAGCTAGAAAAAGTGTTTGGACATAAACGTGCAACCTGGAAAAATTCACAGACTTTTTATCTTTGTACTGACTTCTTCTCATTTTGATCCCGCAGTTGTAAGAATATGTAGCGAGCTCGCATCACAATTTTGTCAGGATGGAGCCCAGGACCCCAGACGAGAGTTTTTGAAGGAATGATTTCGTCAACAACATTATTCGTCGCGTAAATCACGTATTGGCACAGGCAGTAGAATATCAGATGAAAAAGCTTCATCGCGATGTCAACCTATACACGATGGGTGCTTGAACGTGAACTCCGTCTTCTGTGTAATGAATGgacacaaagaaaaaaatatttttatcgcaaAACATATATGTGGTTAGCGATTTCTTTATTACTGTGTAGTGCTCATCTGAACGTTAAttgagcaataataataattttcttgcaTGCAAAATACATACCTACAGTTAGGTTAtagatttatttacatataattAAAAAGAGCGCATTCGCTTGGGTACTCGAATACCGTTGTCAGATTATAGTGAACCTGCAAAGGATggatttctatttttgtttatacatTGTGCCGTCTTGACTGTTGAACTGTAGAAAAATTGCCCGGGCCGGCACCGACCATTACTACTCCGTGGTAGGAACCTTGGTAAGAACAATTTGACGTCTGTCACTGTACTTGACAGCTACGGTCATGTACGGTGTGGCAGttgtgaatttttcgtttgatGATTATTGtgttttcataaataatttttgatgaTCATTTTGTTATCtcaatgaattaatttcaaacccCATTGACCGTGACTTTAACCGTCCTCGATTTATCGACGCATTTCTTAATCATGTTGAAAATCGAAGGTAAGATCGAAAGTGGCGATTTCAGCACTGTGGCCTGAGCTGGAGGTAGCGTACGTAGATATGAGTTGGGATGAGCCTGCGCATTATCATGCAACTACATAGGGGGATTTCGAGATGCGGCGCACGCGCCTAATTTTAAGATACATCAAAATGAGACGCCACGCGTTAAGTGGTGGTGTTACCACGGAATAATATATACCTTACCAAATATGCGAAAACGGTTAGTACTCAGGTAACCGATAACATCTTCAGATCGCAGCCCGAATTTCCGAGTACGTGTCAAAAGCTGCACAAACCTTCATGGAGAAAACAAGCATTCAAGAATCAAAGTCAGTAACAGCAATGAACCAGCTGTTGACAGAGTGCAAAACGCATCTGTTTTGGTCCAGGTAGTTTCACTGTTATTCATACTAAAACAACatagttttaaataatttttatttaacatcATACGATTTTGACTCTGCAGAAAAGAGCGACGAAAATGGTTCTTCACTTTGTTGTACGGAACATGTTTAGTGTACGCGACAAGAACGTCCGTGCCACTGCTGATACCTGCTATAAGCAAGGAAAAACATTGGACCAAAACAGACTCTGGGACGatattatcaagttttttttggGGCTACACCTTAACACAAGTTGCAAGTGGATTCATCAGTGACCGAATTGGTGGTCAAAAAGTGATATTCTTCGCCGCGGTTGGTTGGTCACTTACTACACTCTTCATGCCAGAAATCATTAATACTTTTTCCAACAATGAGGTATCAGTCAAATTCGTCGCTTCAGTTCGCATGCTGAACGGGGCCTTTCAAGGTGACGGCACATTCTCAATAATTAgctaaatattgaaataccaATTCAAttctgtttttaatttttcacaggAATGCATTTTCCTAGTATGATAAGTTTGACCAGTCAGCGTTTACACGAACCAGACAGAGCCTCATTTTTTAGTCTCTTGACATCAGGATCGGCTTTAGGTACTCTTCTTACTGGATCTCTGGGTTCCTATTTGTTGGAGACTTACAATTGGGCACAAGTTTTCCAAGTTTTAGGTAATTAGACTTCAGTGGTACATTTTTGACCTGTAACGATTGAATCTGTTTGTAGCTTAACAATTTGATTAGATTgactaataatttttcttcacgatGTTAAATACATCCAATGAATTGCCAAGAGACTGTTTTTAGCTAATAATCAAAGGATTATTGACGTATGTTTCATTCACCAACATATTTGTCGTTCAGACAATTGTGGCTCTTGTTGCAATTGGCATGACATGAACCCTTTCGAAAATAATGTTGGTTTTACagtaaatgatttcaaattttgcagtTACAGTTGTGAATAATGTAACGTTAATACTTATGTTACTTCTCACATTAATACATATTGTGCACTAAACGGTCTTGGCTTGAATAtactaatgaaaatttttacacaaaaacagGTGGTTTGGGTTTGATGTGGACGGCAGTATTAAGCTACTATTCTTGCTCACTCGTGCAAAATGCTGCTTCTAACAAATCTTCGAATATTACTCCCCTGCCTTGGTTGCAGCTACTTTCTAAACCTCCATTCTGGTAATCATGGTACATAGATCTTTTTGTGCTCACCTTAAAGCAATCAGTTGtatcacatttttcaacaaacctAAATTATTGTTGCCcataaaaattgttccaaaaaattgaacactAATGTCACATTAACACGATTATAATTTACACTCTTTCGTTCTTAGGTCTTGCGTACTTGGTCACGCATGCCAAAACAATTGTTTCTTTGTCCTACTCTCGTGGATGCCCACATATTTTCACGATACATTTCCTGAGGTTAAGGTATGAATTGCGAGATCAACTGGAATATTCGTTCCTCATCAATAATTCAGAACCATTTTATTGTACCTAATTTATATTCTAGGGATGGGTTGTGAACATGGTTCCATGGTTGTCTTTGCTGCCTTGCACGTTTCTAGCAAAAACGGTGTCTGAAAAACTGGTTAAATCAGGCTACTCTGTTACAGTGACGAggaaaatcgttgaaacaGTTTGTTTAGTCGCACAATCTGTCAATCTACTTATATTAGGTACACAAAATAAATTGGTATATGCTAATATTTACCAGTATTTT
Proteins encoded:
- the LOC124405743 gene encoding solute carrier family 17 member 9 — protein: MEKTSIQESKSVTAMNQLLTECKTHLFWSRKERRKWFFTLLYGTCLVYATRTSVPLLIPAISKEKHWTKTDSGTILSSFFWGYTLTQVASGFISDRIGGQKVIFFAAVGWSLTTLFMPEIINTFSNNEVSVKFVASVRMLNGAFQGMHFPSMISLTSQRLHEPDRASFFSLLTSGSALGTLLTGSLGSYLLETYNWAQVFQVLGGLGLMWTAVLSYYSCSLVQNAASNKSSNITPLPWLQLLSKPPFWSCVLGHACQNNCFFVLLSWMPTYFHDTFPEVKGWVVNMVPWLSLLPCTFLAKTVSEKLVKSGYSVTVTRKIVETVCLVAQSVNLLILASVTNYQAAILCLTLIIGSTGFHNNAIAVNPSDLAPKHSGSVFGLMNTVGAIPGFLGVYMAGHVLEITHSWSVVFVITSIVNVLGCIVYLLFGSGNAVI
- the LOC124405742 gene encoding protein O-glucosyltransferase 2-like isoform X1 — encoded protein: MKLFHLIFYCLCQYVIYATNNVVDEIIPSKTLVWGPGLHPDKIVMRARYIFLQLRDQNEKNSSISAGEEIISAQIQGKTLAGSPCHIWKQILDRKDGSFIVRYKLYQTCVNLQIVIRVKNEDVPASPYFFAGPVYEEECYCPNQDINDWLEKNQCPQNYSQIQADLQPFFSIDFDTLRKDIIKKFDRPYSVSICHYVIKLNKVYRQCYGQHVGFKTFMDSILLSLARKFVMPDIELFVNLGDWPLVSNTEKTYPIFSWCGSDDSKDIAMPSYDLTESTIENMGRVMLDMLSVQGNTKLPWAAKVEKAFWRGRDSCRERLDLIDIARKHPDLINASITNFFFFKNEIDKYGPRQNHTSFFNFFDYKYQLNIDGSVAAYRFPYLLAGDSLVFKQESKYYEFFYKQLRPYEHYIPIKKDLTDLVEKIRWAKKHDNIAYKVSRNGQLFTRDNLMPLNIFCYHAVLFKEWSNRLKSKVIPLAGMEEVPQPESSCKCHHINAMRSKEEL
- the LOC124405738 gene encoding basic salivary proline-rich protein 1-like, coding for MSVTFAQRGRPPPNPAQIQKMLDENSHLIQTIQEYQNKGKPQECIQYQQVLHRNLVYLASIADANQNIQALLPPPQGLPNGPQHPMMGPQGPPAGPPVAAGPGTEMPPNTQQPLPMSGFNQAQSMPQGGYRGPVIPGQGPSMNRPGPVPGPQQYRSGPQGYPQQPTQQGYPGPYSNQNPATTYPGPQAAAYTPGQANQYASPNPTQQQGYPAASQPNYGPPNTGNSYGPQPGGYPPPGGNQPPSGYGPPPPSQQGYPPPNASQQNFPSSAQPQQPGQYGSPSPQPTYQQPPSQPPPNAYNSTQAGNYPPSSQGYPNSVPPQSYPPPPTSTPAQPPQSGPQQNAGPQSSYGNQPSPGPGPGPSQYGPASTSPPFSTPPASGVNTYAQSGQPTSTPSVASTQTYPPTGAPPVSSQGGGYTPPGPAPSGYPVHQQPHQTSHPPPHPPPHQAPHQPSHPPPSHQAPHQPPHQSPHQSSHQSAHQPPHQPSHQSSHQPSHQPPPHQPQHQPQQQSQTPPQQQQQQQSPSPAPSGFQPPPGPPQGPPPPSGPPQPPGGYGPPQSHPATTQTYVPPSPGGQPQVYSPHPPQGGQHYGHPQYPPQSYPPPPGGQGYGQYPPRPPGGHMPPPPGPQGPPPPNQYTGYGYQPPPQ
- the LOC124405742 gene encoding protein O-glucosyltransferase 2-like isoform X2, with the translated sequence MKLFHLIFYCLCQYVIYATNNVVDEIIPSKTLVWGPGLHPDKIVMRARYIFLQLRDQNEKNSSISAGEEIISAQIQGKTLAGSPCHIWKQILDRKDGSFIVRYKLYQTCVNLQIVIRVKNEDVPASPYFFAGPVYEEECYCPNQDINDWLEKNQCPQNYSQIQADLQPFFSIDFDTLRKDIIKKFDRPYSVSICHYVIKLNKVYRQCYGQHVGFKTFMDSILLSLARKFVMPDIELFVNLGDWPLVSNTEKTYPIFSWCGSDDSKDIAMPSYDLTESTIENMGRVMLDMLSVQGNTKLPWAAKVEKAFWRGRDSCRERLDLIDIARKHPDLINASITNFFFFKNEIDKYGPRQNHTSFFNFFDWQLTDSPISSLVTPWYSNKNQSTTNFFTSNSGHMNIIFRLKRT